A region from the Brachyspira hampsonii genome encodes:
- the mscL gene encoding large conductance mechanosensitive channel protein MscL yields MIKEFKNFIMKGSILDMAVGIVIGASFTKIVNSFVDDILMPPIGMLLSGIDFSNIFIVLKKGSDNIGVYNSIAAAKEAGAVVISVGVFLNTIISFIITAFAIFLIIKLFNRMQAKILKKEKDDKELKEKTCPYCCSSININAVKCPNCTSDLVIK; encoded by the coding sequence ATGATAAAAGAGTTTAAAAATTTTATTATGAAAGGAAGCATATTGGATATGGCTGTCGGTATAGTTATAGGAGCATCATTTACAAAGATAGTTAATTCTTTTGTAGATGATATATTAATGCCTCCTATAGGTATGCTATTAAGCGGTATAGATTTTTCTAATATATTTATAGTTCTAAAAAAAGGTTCTGATAATATTGGAGTTTATAATTCTATAGCAGCTGCTAAAGAAGCTGGGGCTGTTGTTATTAGTGTAGGAGTTTTTTTGAATACTATTATAAGCTTTATTATTACTGCTTTTGCTATTTTTTTGATAATAAAGTTATTTAATAGAATGCAGGCAAAAATTTTAAAAAAAGAAAAAGATGATAAAGAATTAAAAGAAAAAACTTGTCCATATTGTTGTTCTAGTATTAATATTAATGCAGTAAAATGCCCAAATTGCACATCTGATTTGGTTATTAAATAA
- the rlmB gene encoding 23S rRNA (guanosine(2251)-2'-O)-methyltransferase RlmB, whose product MFITSKNAIVEAISKDLVKTLYIKFPISKREKDIIKLAEKKKVSIKNVDKNEMEKIVGKIYSVAADIDENAEIGIESFIEKAFEKKENPLIFILDSITDVHNLGAIIRNAYFFDIAGIIMPKDNSAPINEKVYEISEGAAYHLPISIETNLNRVIDFMKDKGFWIYYASEKGETSLEDFKFNSPTAIILGNEHSGVRDILKKNSDGSVIINSSTDFDSLNVSAASAIIGYAYSIYK is encoded by the coding sequence ATGTTCATAACAAGTAAAAATGCAATAGTTGAAGCTATTTCAAAAGATTTAGTAAAAACTTTATATATAAAATTTCCAATTTCAAAAAGAGAAAAAGATATTATCAAATTAGCTGAAAAAAAGAAAGTATCAATTAAAAATGTTGATAAAAATGAAATGGAAAAAATTGTAGGAAAAATATATTCTGTAGCTGCAGATATAGATGAAAATGCTGAAATAGGAATAGAAAGTTTTATAGAAAAAGCATTTGAAAAAAAAGAAAATCCTTTAATATTTATATTAGATTCTATAACTGATGTTCATAATCTAGGAGCTATAATAAGAAATGCATATTTTTTTGATATAGCAGGAATTATAATGCCAAAAGATAATTCTGCCCCTATTAATGAAAAGGTTTATGAAATATCAGAAGGGGCAGCATATCATTTGCCAATATCTATAGAAACTAATTTAAATAGAGTTATAGATTTTATGAAGGATAAGGGTTTTTGGATATATTATGCAAGTGAAAAAGGAGAAACCTCATTAGAAGATTTTAAATTTAATTCTCCTACTGCGATTATATTGGGTAATGAACATAGCGGAGTTAGAGATATATTAAAAAAAAATTCAGACGGAAGTGTTATCATAAATTCTTCTACAGATTTTGATTCTCTAAATGTATCTGCCGCATCTGCCATTATAGGTTATGCCTACTCTATTTATAAATAA
- the serA gene encoding phosphoglycerate dehydrogenase: protein MKVLITDKVNECVKDIIADVSEAVFLPTMSEDELVKVIGEYDALMVRSQTKVTKKIIEAGKNLKIIGRAGVGVDNIDVEAATEKGVIVVNSPDGNTIAASEHTIALMLAISRNIVPAAVSTKEAKWERDKFTGNELFGKTLGVMGFGRIGRKVVHIALAIGMKVLVYDPFSTEEIVQKSGAIYETSLDDFLPKLDYLSLHIPKTPETNNIINKDNMSKMKNTAIIINCSRGGLVNEEDLKEALEKGTIAAAAVDVFVNEPKIETCPLTQYKNNNLILTPHLGASTKEAQINVALDVAKQIKQVLSGGYTESAVNIPSLNPEKLEPVKDYMKIAENAGEMIMQLANGKIKSLEITAQGDLINLDIQPLEVAILKGALSYMFQDVNYVNAPYLAKQRGIEVKTIKSESPSTFTGILKVKLTTDKDVTSVSVSLIAKNIARIVKLNDYDVIIKPQPHILVVPHINQPAMIAKVATVLSGDGINIGSMSVSENIKGSNMSIMAINVDRSIGNDVITKISNIEGVHEPKYVRLTAEYTL, encoded by the coding sequence ATGAAGGTTTTAATAACTGATAAGGTAAATGAATGCGTAAAGGATATAATAGCTGATGTTTCTGAGGCTGTTTTTCTTCCTACAATGAGCGAAGATGAACTAGTTAAAGTTATTGGTGAATATGATGCTTTAATGGTAAGAAGTCAGACTAAAGTAACAAAAAAAATCATAGAAGCTGGAAAAAATTTAAAGATTATAGGACGTGCTGGGGTAGGAGTAGATAATATAGATGTAGAAGCTGCTACAGAAAAAGGTGTAATAGTAGTAAACTCTCCAGACGGAAATACTATTGCAGCATCAGAGCATACTATAGCATTAATGCTTGCAATATCAAGAAATATAGTTCCAGCTGCTGTATCAACTAAAGAAGCTAAATGGGAAAGAGATAAGTTTACAGGTAATGAGCTTTTTGGAAAAACATTAGGTGTTATGGGATTTGGAAGAATAGGAAGAAAGGTTGTTCATATTGCTTTGGCTATTGGAATGAAAGTATTAGTTTATGACCCTTTTTCTACAGAAGAGATTGTACAAAAGTCTGGAGCTATTTATGAAACTTCTTTAGATGATTTTTTACCAAAACTTGATTATTTATCACTTCATATACCAAAAACTCCAGAAACTAATAATATCATAAACAAAGATAATATGAGTAAAATGAAAAATACTGCTATAATTATTAATTGTTCCAGAGGCGGACTTGTTAATGAAGAAGATTTAAAAGAGGCACTAGAAAAAGGAACTATAGCAGCAGCTGCAGTAGATGTCTTTGTAAATGAACCTAAAATAGAAACTTGTCCTTTAACACAGTATAAAAATAATAATTTAATACTTACTCCGCATCTTGGTGCAAGTACAAAAGAGGCTCAGATAAATGTAGCTTTGGATGTAGCAAAACAGATAAAACAGGTACTTTCCGGAGGATATACTGAATCAGCAGTTAATATACCTTCTCTTAATCCTGAAAAATTAGAGCCTGTTAAAGATTACATGAAAATAGCTGAAAATGCTGGTGAGATGATAATGCAGCTTGCTAATGGTAAAATAAAATCATTAGAGATAACTGCTCAGGGAGATTTAATTAATTTAGATATTCAGCCTCTTGAAGTAGCTATACTAAAAGGTGCATTATCTTATATGTTCCAAGATGTTAACTATGTTAATGCCCCTTACCTTGCTAAGCAAAGAGGAATAGAAGTAAAAACTATTAAATCAGAATCTCCTTCTACATTTACAGGTATATTAAAAGTAAAATTAACTACTGATAAAGATGTAACAAGTGTGTCTGTATCATTAATAGCTAAAAATATTGCTAGAATAGTTAAACTAAATGATTATGATGTTATAATTAAACCTCAGCCTCATATATTGGTTGTTCCTCATATAAACCAGCCTGCTATGATAGCTAAAGTTGCAACTGTACTTTCAGGAGACGGTATAAATATTGGTTCAATGAGTGTATCAGAAAATATTAAGGGAAGCAATATGTCTATAATGGCTATAAATGTTGATAGAAGTATAGGAAATGATGTCATAACAAAAATTTCTAATATAGAAGGTGTTCATGAACCTAAATATGTAAGGCTTACAGCAGAGTATACTTTATAA
- the serB gene encoding phosphoserine phosphatase SerB: MKLAVFDFDSTLMDGETLDIIARETNFADEISEITAKGMRGELDFFESLQSRVALLKGIKLETVNEICSSLPIMNGAKETIEELHKKGYKCVCFSGGFKNATVLFAQKLNLDAEFSNIFHVKNNILTGKVGGEMMFSDSKGNMLLTLQKLLNVSYDDTLAVGDGANDLSMFKHAKNRAAFCAKDILKKEANIIIDKKDLRIILDNI, encoded by the coding sequence ATGAAATTAGCAGTTTTTGATTTTGATTCTACTTTGATGGATGGGGAAACTTTAGATATTATTGCAAGAGAAACAAATTTTGCTGATGAGATTTCTGAGATTACAGCAAAAGGAATGAGAGGAGAATTAGATTTTTTTGAGAGTTTGCAAAGTAGGGTAGCTTTACTTAAAGGTATAAAATTGGAAACTGTTAATGAAATTTGCAGTTCTCTTCCTATAATGAACGGAGCTAAAGAAACTATAGAAGAGCTCCATAAAAAAGGATATAAATGCGTATGCTTTTCAGGAGGCTTTAAAAATGCCACTGTCTTGTTTGCTCAAAAACTTAATTTAGATGCAGAGTTTTCTAATATATTTCATGTAAAGAATAATATTCTTACAGGAAAAGTAGGCGGAGAGATGATGTTTTCTGACAGCAAAGGAAATATGCTTTTAACTCTTCAAAAACTTCTTAATGTTTCTTATGACGATACTTTAGCAGTTGGCGACGGGGCTAATGATTTGAGTATGTTTAAGCATGCTAAAAATAGGGCAGCTTTCTGTGCTAAAGATATTCTAAAAAAAGAAGCAAATATCATAATAGATAAAAAAGATTTAAGGATTATATTAGATAATATTTAA
- a CDS encoding glycosyltransferase family 4 protein produces MNNYNMKKLAILHPTFGYNGGAENVILSFSKYCHTLNIEVTIYTYRLRNNIPNYIKQIKTDLKLNPFVFNKVSKFLANELRDYDAVLIHNFPASIFFGFASKYAQKNNIKLPKSFWYCHEPSVRLYGYDDKSYKKLQNTWDIIARYTMYLDRFGIEKINYIMSNSIRTKEAVKRVYDREAEVIYPCISDIENIMPINEGKHFLYIGRIEKPKNLEKAIIAFKSFIEKIEDKELRFIIAGKGKHENYLKKLTEKINMNNNIIFKGFVTDEEKRELMNESYALIMPAVNEPFGLTVIEALYSSCISIISNKSGVYEAVKDLSISCNMEDTDEIENSILLAYNDKNIKNNIINASKSILNIFTVSSYSENVIKYISNRL; encoded by the coding sequence ATGAATAACTATAATATGAAAAAATTAGCTATACTTCATCCTACTTTTGGATACAATGGCGGTGCAGAAAATGTAATACTTTCATTTTCAAAATATTGTCATACATTAAATATAGAAGTAACGATATATACTTATAGATTAAGGAATAATATTCCAAACTACATAAAACAGATAAAAACCGATTTAAAATTAAATCCTTTTGTTTTTAATAAAGTATCTAAATTTCTAGCAAATGAATTAAGGGATTATGATGCTGTTTTAATACATAATTTTCCGGCATCTATATTCTTTGGTTTTGCCTCAAAATATGCACAAAAAAATAATATTAAACTTCCAAAAAGTTTTTGGTATTGTCATGAACCTAGTGTAAGGCTTTACGGATATGATGATAAAAGCTATAAAAAACTTCAAAACACATGGGATATAATTGCAAGATATACAATGTATTTAGATAGATTTGGAATAGAAAAAATAAATTATATAATGTCAAACAGTATAAGAACTAAAGAGGCAGTAAAAAGAGTTTATGATAGAGAAGCTGAAGTTATATATCCTTGCATATCTGATATAGAAAATATTATGCCTATCAATGAAGGAAAACATTTTCTATACATAGGAAGAATAGAAAAACCTAAAAATTTGGAAAAGGCTATTATTGCTTTTAAATCATTTATTGAAAAAATAGAAGATAAAGAATTAAGATTTATAATAGCAGGAAAAGGCAAACATGAAAATTATTTAAAAAAACTAACAGAAAAAATAAATATGAATAATAATATTATATTTAAAGGTTTTGTAACCGATGAAGAAAAAAGAGAATTGATGAATGAAAGTTACGCTTTAATAATGCCGGCCGTTAATGAACCATTTGGTCTTACTGTTATAGAAGCATTATATTCTTCTTGTATATCTATAATATCCAATAAATCAGGAGTATATGAAGCAGTTAAAGATTTATCTATTAGCTGCAATATGGAAGACACAGATGAAATAGAGAATTCTATACTATTAGCATATAATGATAAAAATATAAAAAATAATATCATAAACGCATCAAAATCAATATTAAATATATTTACAGTATCATCATATAGCGAAAATGTAATAAAATATATATCAAATCGCTTGTAA
- a CDS encoding glycerophosphodiester phosphodiesterase, whose translation MYLRKVIAHRGFSHQYPENTMLSFQKAVELGVKCIETDVTILKDGTLVLFHDYETKDHTDFDGIINDLDYNSIQNIDAGSWKDEKFKNTRIPTLKELIDLCKKTNTIVNLELKGEASKNEKYWDSIVENTVKTVADNKAEDLIFYSSFEFDMLRTLKKISKNSKFGILLWEETDHWKEIADELKPQSMHLYDQTINKELAKNIKDEGYELYIYTVNSLELANELYSIGVDGVFTDMPNIFDSKPY comes from the coding sequence ATGTATTTAAGAAAAGTAATAGCTCATAGAGGATTTTCGCATCAATATCCTGAAAATACTATGTTATCATTTCAAAAAGCAGTAGAACTTGGAGTAAAATGCATAGAAACAGATGTTACAATATTAAAAGACGGCACACTTGTTTTATTTCATGATTATGAAACTAAAGATCATACAGATTTTGACGGTATTATCAATGATCTGGATTATAACTCAATACAAAATATAGATGCTGGTTCTTGGAAAGATGAAAAATTCAAAAACACTAGAATACCTACTCTAAAAGAATTAATAGATTTATGTAAAAAAACAAATACTATTGTTAATTTGGAATTGAAGGGTGAAGCCTCAAAAAATGAAAAATATTGGGACAGTATAGTTGAAAATACGGTAAAAACTGTGGCTGATAATAAAGCAGAAGATCTTATATTTTATTCAAGTTTTGAATTTGATATGCTTAGAACTTTGAAAAAAATATCTAAGAATTCCAAATTTGGTATTTTGCTTTGGGAAGAAACAGACCATTGGAAAGAAATAGCGGATGAATTAAAACCTCAGTCTATGCATTTATATGATCAAACTATAAATAAAGAGTTGGCTAAAAATATTAAGGATGAAGGATATGAACTTTATATATATACCGTAAATTCTTTAGAGCTTGCTAATGAACTTTATTCTATTGGAGTAGACGGAGTATTTACAGATATGCCAAATATATTTGATTCTAAGCCATATTAA
- a CDS encoding dicarboxylate/amino acid:cation symporter produces MEKKFKLGLVPRLIIGILLGIFFGQHFIPEVISRIIVTASGIFSSYLKFVIPLMIVSYVSMGIADLKEGSGFLLLVTCILAYGSTLIGGSASFLVAYNLFPSFMSPDDIQRIADAAGNSVSPYLSITVTPLLDTLAAVLFAFIIGLGISTMRGKEIGEYLYNVFKELSTIIDKVLRVSIIPLLPLYICGTFVDMTRSGKTFVILGILWKVFIVVIIMHLLYLLIAFLVSGTIGKKNPFMLMKNQIAGYATALGTQSSAATIPVNLQCAEKDGISEQIRNFVVPLCANIHMAGSMITITACATAVCLMNQIPITYTTVLPFIAMLGIAMIASPGAPGGSIMTALPFLYMVGLGGPDSPLSAIMVALYITQDSFGTACNVSGDNALGVIVDTIYKKKVVKTDA; encoded by the coding sequence ATGGAAAAAAAATTTAAACTTGGATTAGTACCTAGACTAATCATCGGAATTCTACTCGGTATATTCTTTGGACAGCATTTTATACCAGAAGTAATATCAAGAATTATTGTTACGGCATCTGGAATATTCAGCTCTTATCTAAAGTTTGTAATACCGCTAATGATAGTTTCCTATGTGTCTATGGGTATAGCTGATTTAAAAGAAGGCTCGGGATTCTTACTTCTTGTAACTTGTATACTCGCTTATGGTTCTACATTAATCGGTGGGTCAGCATCTTTTTTAGTAGCTTATAATCTATTTCCTAGTTTTATGAGTCCTGATGATATTCAAAGAATAGCTGATGCTGCTGGAAATTCTGTTTCACCTTATCTATCAATAACAGTAACCCCTCTTTTAGATACCTTAGCAGCAGTTTTATTTGCTTTCATAATAGGGCTTGGTATTTCTACTATGAGAGGAAAAGAAATAGGCGAATATTTGTACAATGTTTTTAAAGAGTTATCAACTATTATAGATAAAGTTTTACGAGTATCTATAATTCCTTTATTGCCTCTTTACATTTGTGGTACTTTTGTAGATATGACTAGATCTGGAAAAACTTTTGTAATTTTAGGCATATTATGGAAAGTATTCATAGTAGTAATAATAATGCATTTACTTTATCTATTAATAGCATTCTTAGTATCTGGTACAATAGGAAAGAAAAATCCTTTTATGCTTATGAAAAACCAAATAGCAGGATATGCAACAGCTTTAGGTACTCAGTCATCAGCTGCTACAATACCTGTAAATTTACAATGTGCTGAAAAAGACGGAATATCTGAACAAATAAGAAATTTCGTAGTACCTCTTTGTGCTAATATACACATGGCAGGTTCTATGATAACAATAACAGCATGTGCTACAGCAGTATGTTTAATGAATCAGATACCTATAACTTATACAACTGTATTACCTTTTATTGCTATGCTTGGTATAGCTATGATAGCTTCTCCTGGTGCTCCTGGCGGTTCAATAATGACAGCTTTGCCTTTCCTTTATATGGTTGGTCTTGGCGGTCCTGACAGTCCTTTAAGTGCCATAATGGTTGCTTTATACATCACTCAAGACTCATTCGGTACTGCTTGCAATGTATCCGGCGATAATGCTTTGGGTGTTATAGTTGATACAATCTATAAGAAAAAAGTTGTAAAAACAGACGCATAA
- a CDS encoding AMP-dependent synthetase/ligase gives MKNYTSIPSAFFETVKKMPQSPAYRYRDNNEEKITITYKKLYDKINAVAKAFDLKGLSKKHVAIFSENRIEWFISDMALLALGSADVPRGIDSTSDELNYIIEHSEAQAVLVENEYVFNKIKKHHKDLSLIVFLDSFKHDPDNNIYSFEKLLELGEESLNGDEEFAVKKASKLTNESTATIIYTSGTTGKPKGVILTHGNILHNIRVLPDIIKLQPGEKLLTILPIWHIYERTISYVTAITGCFTAITNKRYLKNDFTEEKPDIFISVPAIWVNIYNTVMKNIDRKGTIARNLAKFFIKRSLKYIRSLRFQNDLVYLLGDEYKSHKKSEYSIGIFDPLYHKMAKKMVYSKILELTGGKMRLTISGGGALPMYIEDFVEAVGINLVVGWGITETSPVVTLRSPYKNYRGTCGAPIPEVKIEIRDKEGNICKDGVMGVCYIKGPNIFKEYYKDPELTKQAKVDGFFNSGDLGAYTQQGEIVLTGRAKETIVLLTGENVEPQPIENKALESPYIHQIMLIGQDKASTGAIIVINKENIKEYFDKHKISYDENTLSSSRDVYKLIREELDNLINYKNGFRPYEAIAKMIITDEEFTIENGLLTQSLKIKRANVMEAYKDKIDSLYDRIK, from the coding sequence ATGAAAAATTACACATCTATACCTAGTGCATTTTTTGAAACAGTAAAAAAAATGCCTCAAAGTCCTGCTTACAGATATAGGGATAATAACGAAGAAAAAATTACAATCACATATAAAAAACTTTATGATAAAATAAATGCTGTCGCTAAGGCATTCGATCTTAAAGGATTATCAAAGAAACATGTTGCTATATTTTCGGAAAATAGGATAGAATGGTTTATATCAGATATGGCACTTTTAGCATTAGGATCTGCTGATGTTCCAAGAGGCATAGATTCTACATCCGATGAATTGAATTACATAATAGAACATAGCGAAGCACAAGCAGTTCTAGTAGAAAATGAATATGTTTTTAATAAGATAAAAAAACATCATAAGGATTTATCATTAATAGTTTTTCTTGACAGTTTTAAACATGATCCAGATAATAATATATATTCTTTTGAAAAGCTTTTAGAACTTGGTGAAGAGAGTTTAAATGGCGATGAAGAGTTTGCTGTAAAAAAGGCATCAAAATTAACTAATGAAAGTACAGCAACTATAATATATACTTCCGGAACTACAGGAAAACCTAAAGGAGTTATACTCACGCATGGAAATATACTTCATAATATAAGAGTTCTTCCGGACATAATAAAATTGCAGCCGGGAGAAAAACTTCTCACTATACTTCCTATTTGGCATATATACGAGAGAACAATATCTTATGTAACAGCAATAACAGGTTGTTTTACAGCTATTACAAATAAGAGATATTTAAAAAATGATTTCACAGAAGAAAAACCTGATATATTTATTTCTGTACCTGCAATATGGGTTAATATATATAATACGGTAATGAAAAACATAGACAGAAAAGGAACAATAGCTAGAAATCTTGCAAAATTTTTCATAAAAAGATCTTTAAAATATATAAGAAGTCTAAGATTTCAGAATGATTTAGTTTATTTATTAGGCGATGAATATAAAAGCCATAAAAAATCAGAGTACAGCATAGGTATATTTGATCCTCTTTATCATAAAATGGCCAAAAAAATGGTATATAGTAAAATATTAGAATTAACAGGCGGTAAAATGCGTCTCACTATATCAGGGGGCGGAGCTTTGCCTATGTATATAGAAGACTTTGTTGAAGCTGTTGGAATAAACTTAGTTGTGGGATGGGGTATAACAGAAACTTCTCCGGTTGTTACATTGAGATCCCCTTATAAAAATTATAGAGGAACTTGCGGTGCTCCAATACCAGAGGTAAAAATAGAAATTAGAGATAAAGAAGGAAATATATGTAAAGACGGAGTTATGGGAGTATGCTATATAAAAGGTCCTAATATTTTTAAAGAATATTATAAGGATCCGGAATTGACTAAACAGGCAAAAGTTGATGGATTTTTTAATTCTGGAGATTTAGGTGCATATACTCAGCAAGGTGAAATAGTATTAACAGGAAGAGCAAAAGAAACAATAGTTCTTCTTACAGGTGAAAATGTAGAGCCTCAGCCTATAGAAAATAAAGCATTGGAATCGCCTTATATTCATCAAATCATGCTTATAGGTCAGGATAAAGCTTCAACAGGAGCTATTATAGTAATAAATAAAGAAAATATAAAAGAATATTTTGATAAACATAAAATTTCTTATGATGAAAATACACTTTCTTCTTCAAGAGATGTTTATAAATTAATAAGAGAAGAGTTAGATAATTTAATCAATTATAAGAACGGATTCAGACCTTATGAAGCTATAGCAAAAATGATAATCACAGATGAAGAGTTCACAATAGAAAATGGGCTTTTAACTCAGTCTTTAAAAATAAAAAGAGCTAATGTTATGGAGGCATATAAAGATAAAATAGATTCTTTATATGACAGAATTAAATAA
- a CDS encoding MFS transporter — MLLKKLGFTSKENFRAFITVITAGQIIYCAFEAFKASFYTPLITMLNITNTQFGVLFTLIGSAMFFYIPAGWLNNRFTPRQLIISGLIIRIIGTVYMVAVVNASYISLCLVALSWGIVDAFFWPAILNGTRLFASEENQGIAFGLLESGRRAMELGMNTLALFIFAALGSSPTAMRIIITAYTFLIVLWVFLSFKFIPNIKLLKSETSTEKNKEALSGLIKALLYPEVWLSGIIGMSVYTAYIAVVYSVPYMQNVFGLSTSQAVVFGLFNASGIGILGGIIGGLLGDKVFKSPVKMLSYSLLLTVVVLLGIVLTPKNPNYLYISMILMFIYSFVIFISRSVYFAPIGEANIPKEFSGSAMAVASFLTYSPVFWAYGVNGALIDMNKDNPSQGYYYIFLIGLIFTIIGALSAIILSKLIKIRKEKNKIESNAN, encoded by the coding sequence ATGTTATTAAAAAAACTAGGTTTTACTAGCAAAGAAAACTTTAGGGCATTTATAACCGTGATAACAGCAGGGCAAATAATATATTGTGCCTTTGAAGCTTTTAAAGCTAGTTTTTACACACCATTAATAACAATGTTAAATATTACCAATACTCAATTTGGTGTATTATTTACATTAATAGGTTCTGCTATGTTTTTCTATATCCCAGCAGGATGGCTTAACAACCGATTTACTCCTAGACAATTAATTATCAGCGGACTTATTATAAGAATCATAGGAACAGTATATATGGTAGCAGTAGTAAATGCATCATATATATCATTATGTTTAGTTGCCTTGTCTTGGGGAATAGTAGATGCTTTCTTTTGGCCTGCTATTTTAAATGGTACCAGACTTTTTGCAAGTGAGGAAAATCAAGGTATTGCTTTTGGATTATTAGAATCTGGAAGAAGAGCGATGGAATTAGGTATGAATACTTTAGCATTATTTATATTTGCAGCATTAGGCTCTAGCCCTACTGCTATGAGAATAATAATAACAGCTTATACTTTTTTAATAGTATTATGGGTATTTTTATCATTTAAATTTATACCTAATATAAAGCTGTTAAAATCAGAAACAAGCACTGAAAAAAATAAAGAAGCTTTATCCGGACTTATAAAAGCATTATTATATCCTGAAGTATGGTTATCAGGTATTATTGGTATGTCAGTATATACAGCATATATAGCAGTTGTATATTCTGTACCTTATATGCAAAATGTTTTTGGTTTATCTACTTCTCAAGCAGTTGTTTTTGGTTTATTTAATGCTTCTGGAATAGGAATATTAGGCGGGATAATTGGTGGATTATTAGGAGATAAAGTGTTTAAGTCTCCTGTAAAAATGCTTTCTTACTCTCTATTATTAACTGTAGTTGTATTGCTAGGTATAGTGCTAACTCCAAAAAATCCTAATTATTTATATATAAGTATGATATTAATGTTTATATATTCTTTTGTTATATTTATATCAAGATCTGTTTATTTTGCCCCTATAGGAGAGGCCAATATACCTAAAGAATTCAGCGGATCTGCTATGGCAGTTGCTAGTTTTTTAACCTACTCTCCTGTATTTTGGGCTTATGGAGTAAATGGTGCATTAATTGATATGAATAAAGATAATCCATCTCAAGGATATTATTATATTTTCTTAATAGGATTAATCTTTACTATCATAGGTGCTTTATCTGCGATAATTTTATCAAAATTAATAAAAATTAGAAAAGAAAAAAATAAAATAGAATCAAACGCAAATTAA
- a CDS encoding Spy/CpxP family protein refolding chaperone, giving the protein MKTKILLSLFIITLISSMAFAQPPAPDPAAGDRRRYEPVPRDRREPAPRPRAGGPKGDIYRMCRNAGVYLTDEQIDEISRIFYEYELKISDLEYQKRNIDYKFKLEREKVDIDLNIIKDLINQKKDLEKEIDYLRVEKDVAVLDVLTDEQLAQLNSYRMRYYYYR; this is encoded by the coding sequence ATGAAAACTAAAATATTATTATCACTTTTTATTATTACATTAATATCATCAATGGCATTTGCTCAGCCTCCTGCTCCAGACCCTGCAGCTGGTGATAGAAGAAGATATGAACCAGTACCAAGAGATAGAAGAGAACCAGCTCCAAGACCTAGAGCAGGAGGTCCTAAAGGAGATATATACAGAATGTGCAGAAATGCAGGAGTATATTTAACAGATGAACAAATAGATGAAATTAGCAGAATATTTTATGAGTATGAATTAAAAATCAGTGATTTAGAATATCAAAAAAGAAATATTGATTATAAATTCAAATTGGAAAGAGAAAAAGTAGATATTGATTTAAATATCATAAAAGATTTAATAAATCAAAAGAAAGATTTAGAAAAAGAAATAGATTATCTTAGAGTAGAAAAAGATGTTGCCGTTTTAGATGTTCTTACAGATGAACAATTAGCACAATTAAATAGCTATAGGATGAGATACTATTATTACAGATAA